The Ferrimicrobium sp. genomic sequence ACGCTCTTCTCGTTGCCGCCCTTGAGTATCGTCACTGTCAACGCGTCGCCTCGCTGGATCAGTGGGTTCGTTCAAATGCCGAAGAACCCACCGAGCAGATCTTGGCTGTCTTTGATTGGCTGGCAAACTGGCATTCGACGGAAGGATGGCGCGGCTGTGCCTTTGTCAACGCCGCAGCGGAGGTGGTTCGTACCCCACATCCCGCGAGGGACGTCGTACGTCAGCATAAACACTGGATGCGCGATTACCTCGCTCAACTTGGGACCGATGCGGGTCTTGAGCACCCGAACCGTCTTGCAGCGCAACTCATGCTACTCATTGACGGTGCCAATGCACGAGTGCTCGTCGACGACGATCGCGCCGCCGCACTGGATGCTCGGGAGGTAGCTCGGGTTCTCATCCAGTGCCACACGAATGTCAAGCTCAACACATGAGCGCCTCATCAACTGACGACACCCGATCAGGAAACGAAGGCGCGAGAGACAGAACGGTTACCATCGTGCTCGGCCTAGCCCTTGGCCCAGCGGTCGTGCTTGGCCTGGCTCGCTTTGCCTACGCACTGCTATTGCCGTCGATGCGTGCAGAACTGTCTTGGTCGCTCAGCACAGCTGGGGCCATGAACAGTGCAAACGCCGTCGGCTATCTAGTAGGTGCGATCGCCTCTGCGTCACTTGCCCGTCGTTTCGGAACCCGCCGATCATTTTTGGCTGCACTCGGCATCACGGTGGTATCACTACTGCTCACGGCCGCAAGTGCTGACACTGCGATTTTGCTCATGCTGCGAGCGCTCGCTGGAGTCACTGGAGCCATCGCCTTCATCACTGGCGCTGGGCTCGTTGCCCAGCTTGCCGCCGGTCAAGTCACCCATAAGCCAGCGCTTCTGCTTGGTATCTACTTTGCAGGAGGCGGTGCTGGAATTGTGGTCTCAGGCCTATCCATCCCAGTATTGCTGGCGTATCTTTCACCAACAACCGGTTGGCGTTGGGGTTGGATACTCCTTGGCGTCATCGGACTCGCTGCATTGATTCCCTCCTGGCGGGCGACGAGGATGACACACGAACCACCACCCCAGCCACACCACGATCGCCGTTGGCCAGCGCGCCATTTTGTAGCGATACTCAGTTCGTATGGCTTGTTTGGCGTCGGCTACATCGCCTACATGACCTTTATCGTTGCCTTCCTGCACGATGGTGGGGCTGGGGCAACCGAGATCGTTATCTTCTGGGGTCTCCTCGGTGCCGCCTCGATCATCGGAGCCTTCTTCTGGGTTCGGCCAATCTCGAGGTTACCTCGAGCTCATGGCCTTGCCGTAATCCTGGCGACACTTGCCGCCGGTGCGCTCCTACCGCTCATCTCCCGTTCCATACCTTTCACGATGGCATCGGCTATCCTGTTCGGAGGTTCCTTCCTGGCCGTAGTGACGGCCGTCACATCAGTAACTCGACGCTCGCTTCCACCACACCATTGGACACCGGCAATCGCCACACTCACCGTAGTGTTTGCCATGGGTCAAATCATCGGCCCGGTACTCACAGGAGCTATCTCCGAGGGGTCATCGGGCCTGACCATGGGGCTTGCGGTCTCGGCCGGCCTGTTGATCGTCGCTGGTCTCGTCGCGCTCGCCCAACGATCAGTCGACACTGCCCAATCGCAGCAAATCCCAATCGCCGAGGGTTAAGTACCGGTCCACAGGTTCCGAACACCCCGCACAACTGAAAGCCGGACTCAAACCCGCTCCCCCCAACACATCTGACCCCAACCTCGAATGCACTAGCCCAAAGTGCCTCCAGAAGTACTCCATCTCAGGTCGGCGGCCTAACTACCTACCTACCTACCTACCTACCGTAGGTAGGGATTTGAAAATACGTCTAGGCAGCGCGGTTCAAGGAGTGATTCCGGGAGTAACTGTCGCTGGGAGCGTCGTACAAATCACCTGCATCTCGCACCTCGTCATTGCTCCTAGCGGTTCCACCCG encodes the following:
- a CDS encoding TetR/AcrR family transcriptional regulator yields the protein MISSQETKSRLIEAASELFYANGFSTTNIDKILQRSGVSRPTLYVHFPSKDALLVAALEYRHCQRVASLDQWVRSNAEEPTEQILAVFDWLANWHSTEGWRGCAFVNAAAEVVRTPHPARDVVRQHKHWMRDYLAQLGTDAGLEHPNRLAAQLMLLIDGANARVLVDDDRAAALDAREVARVLIQCHTNVKLNT
- a CDS encoding YbfB/YjiJ family MFS transporter; protein product: MSASSTDDTRSGNEGARDRTVTIVLGLALGPAVVLGLARFAYALLLPSMRAELSWSLSTAGAMNSANAVGYLVGAIASASLARRFGTRRSFLAALGITVVSLLLTAASADTAILLMLRALAGVTGAIAFITGAGLVAQLAAGQVTHKPALLLGIYFAGGGAGIVVSGLSIPVLLAYLSPTTGWRWGWILLGVIGLAALIPSWRATRMTHEPPPQPHHDRRWPARHFVAILSSYGLFGVGYIAYMTFIVAFLHDGGAGATEIVIFWGLLGAASIIGAFFWVRPISRLPRAHGLAVILATLAAGALLPLISRSIPFTMASAILFGGSFLAVVTAVTSVTRRSLPPHHWTPAIATLTVVFAMGQIIGPVLTGAISEGSSGLTMGLAVSAGLLIVAGLVALAQRSVDTAQSQQIPIAEG